In the Uranotaenia lowii strain MFRU-FL chromosome 1, ASM2978415v1, whole genome shotgun sequence genome, tcatttctcatttctcatttctcattcctcatttctcatttctcatttctcatttctcatttctcatttctcatttctcatttctcatttctcatttctcatttctcatttctcatttctcatttctcatttctcatttctcatttctcatttctcatttctcatttctcatttctcatttctcatttctcatttctcatttctcatttctcatttctcatttctcatttctcatttctcatttctcatttctcatttctcatttctcatttctcatttctcatttctcatttctcatttctcaattttgtccctcatttctcatttctcaattctcgtttctcatttctcatttctcatttctcatttctcatttctcatttctcatttctcatttctcatttctcatttctcaatcctcattgctcatctctcaattCTCATTCCTCCCTTCTCAATtctaatttctcatttctcatttctcatttctcatttctcatttctcatttctcatttttcatttctcatttcacatttctcatttctcatttcttttttctcatttctcatttctcatttctcatttcttatttcttatttctcatttttctcatttctcatttctcatttctcatttctcatttctcatttatcatttatcatttctcatttctcatttctcatttctcatttctcatttctcatttctcatttctcatttctcatttctcatttctcatttctcatttctcatttctcatttctcatttctcatttctcatttctcatttctcatttctcatttctcatttctcatttctcatttctcatttctcatttctcatttctcatttatgatttctcatttctcatttctcatttctcatttctcatttctcatatttcatttcacatttcacatttctcatttctcatttctcatctctcatttctcatttctcatttcttatttctcatttctcatttctcatttctcatttctcatttctcatttctcatttctcatttctcatttctcatttctcatttctcatttctcatttctcatttctcatttctcatttctcattcctcatttctcatttctcatttctcatttctcatttctcatttctcatttctcatttctcatttctcatttctcatttctcatttctcatttctcatttctcatttctcatttctcatttctcatttctcatttctcatttctcatttctcatttctcatttctcatttctcatttctcatttctcatttctcatttctcatttctcatttctcatttctcatttctcatttctcatttctcatttctcatttctcatttctcaattttgtccctcatttctcatttctcaattctcgtttctcatttctcatttctcatttctcatttctcatttctcatttctcatttctcatttctcatttctcatttctcaatcctcattgctcatctctcaattCTCATTCCTCCCTTCTCAATtctaatttctcatttctcatttctcatttctcatttctcatttctcatttttcatttctcatttcacatttctcatttctcatttcttttttctcatttctcatttctcatttctcatttcttatttcttatttctcatttttctcatttctcatttctcatttctcatttatcatttatcatttctcatttctcatttctcatttctcatttctcatttctcatttctcatttctcatttctcatttctcatttctcatttctcatttctcatttctcatttctcatttctcatttctcatttctcatttctcatttctcatttctcatttctcatttctcatttctcatttctcatttctcatttctcatttctcatttctcatttctcatttctcatttctcatttctcatttctcatttctcatttctcatttctcatttctcatttctcatttctcatttctcatttctcatttctcatttctcatttctcatttctcaattctatttttttcttttcatttctgGGTTCTcgttatatttatatttatttgattgtaaaacgactttaatcgaaacaaaataaaagttatatttaattgtttttggaATTCTCCTGATGCTGATGTTTCTATCGCTACAGGAAAAAATTCCTGTTCTTTTCTCTTATGGAAAAACGTGATGCTTTGATAATAATCGATTGAGATTTTTGTTGGTAGTAAATTTAATGCTCCTTCTGTGTTCGGTTTATTCATAATCAGGGATATCTATTTTAACCCATCAAACACAGACTTCCTCGTAAAGCGGAAGAGTTCAATCGATTGGAAAATAAAAGCTTGGAAAGCTAAAAATGGTATCGAGCAGCCggaaatcgatttaaaaatcatttccggaatttttttctgcatttGAAGTGAATGGAATGGTAGTTTCGATTTCTGGATTTGATACTAAAGAATAAAAAGGGAGgtaagaaatgtaaaaaagcaAAGAGAGAGCTCGAGTTGAATTCCATATTATGATCCCATTTCGGagaatttgtttttgtcatttgtgtcaaaTCAGGTGACGCcttttttccaatgaaaaattgagaaaactcAGTAAACACTACTGTAAGTTAGAGGCattaattggaataaaaaatcgaaacaaaaattctgataagagtTTAAAACCAAGCTTTTAATTTCGAGTACAAAAAGTATCAAGGGCTGAATTGACTCGACGTTTCGATCTTATGATTCAGCCTTCCCTGAAGGCCTGTGTTCGATGTTGATAAAGGTTTTACTATTCGAACTTTCGATTTTCAGAAACTCATTCCAAAAAGGTTTTCCGAGTCCTTTGGAAGTTTTTCAACAGCGGAAACCGAATTTCCTTCAGAAAATAGTTAACATCAACCCATCGATAGCCGCTTATTTTGGTTGATTAAACTACTggtaaataaaatcgttccaaagagaaaatgagaaaaaaacaacacgCACATAAGGTCGATTCATGCCGCTAGACAGGTTCCATTCTTTCGTACAAAAGTACCGAAGCAGCAAATCACTGAAGACAGAAAAAAGCGAATAAACGCAACAAAATCTGTTCAAATTACCACAAACAATGCGATGGCGGCAGGCCCAACACCAATTGAACCGGTGATAACATAAGGTTTTTGCGCTGTTAGCAGAGcgaacgaaaaaataacaaccATGGGTACATTCACAGAGTCGGTTTAACCTTCGCATTAAAAAACGTTAAACGGGGAAATCGACAGCACAGCCCCGAATGTAATACAACTCAGCAGCGTAGTAACAACGAAAATTAATGGCGGAAAAATTAACACCGCTCACGCGTGttctttttttggttttggaaaacagaaatgaaaaaaaaaagactccgATAGGCAAAAGTTAATTGTGCCGTACCGATTAATCGTTACACTTTAACGAATGGGTAATGGTGAGTTTTTTCAGTCATCATAATActagaaaaattggaaaaagatttaaaaaaaatgcagattaAGTTGCTCTAGATATTGTGAGTCAAATTAAGCCAGATTGACTGACAGCACTGTCAAGAACTTTCATTTTTAACCCGTTTTCTTGTAGATTGATGTTTCTTATTTGGTATTTTTGTGCTGTTTTTTGTCGattatgtgtcatttttttggtaatctttgtgaaatttttgtttaattttttgttaaactaaACTGCccttctaagcaagattgtcccatgtggaaaaacgagcaagcgagaaaaacgcgattgaaatttagatctgtttttcggattttcgttaaatttatgGCTCTTCCGCACCTTTCATGcatattgtttttgttgttggtcAATTTACATTGGAATCTATActtactttttgatttttttcctcaaagcaGAAGATACTCGTCAAAAATCGCctcgtgtgacacttttgcgtagaatatgagcgtgtgtttttttgtttctatggaaaaactgtcacacgagCTCTTTTTTCTTCTATGTTATTGTGCGGAAACGGGAAGGATTTTAAAGTGTTTcggaaaaaatcataattgagCGTTCAAAACTATAGATAAGATGAGTGCATTATCGATGCTGAAGGTTTACGGTTTGGAGTCAAGTTTAGAGAACAGTGACAGACAGTAATTACGATTTCCTCGGATTCAATGACACCGAAATCAGAATTGGATCAGAACggttcttaagatgtttttttctaagtttaagGATGATCCGAATGAATccgatttaagttttttttaaacttttttttagaactaTGAATGAAATAATCAAGGAAGATTCTTCGCGGAAGCGCATTATTGCGCATCGATTAATTGTTTTCCTGTGGATGCTGGAAGCATTGCCATAACCATGTTAGCTGGGATGATCGAGCTCATTTGAAAAACACATTCTGGAGCTTCGATAACGTAGGCCAAAAAATACTACAAGTATCCGAAAATATGCTTATTATGAGGaaccaaaaataagacaaaattatgGATCTGAACCGGAAGTGGAGAAAAAGCTTTCACTGAAGTGACCCCCTCTCCCTTGTCCATCCCTGTGACcttcattcataaaaaaatacatttaacgTTCAACATTACAGTACAATGTGTCACTAAAGCAATTTTTGAGGAATTCTGTTACAGTCGAGTGGTTTTTGAAGAGTTTTTCTCAgtgggacattcttgcgtagaaacatcaacatagagacaaccacctagatgaaaatttcgtagatgttcagaacaaagtatacttttttgtgtttgtatTCGAAAGATAACACCATAATAAGCAGTTcctagcaaaaaagtgaaaatgacccaaaagtcacatgggacattcttgcgtagaacggcagtaaagttattttaaaataatttttgtgtcattttcgaggcttttgaagaaaattcaggtgaatttttgtgcaatttttagttagttctgtgaaatttttgtattactTAATGGTAATTTTTATTGTCActtctgtgtcatttttctgagtttttttttcaacttatgtGTCATCTTTGTACcacttatttgtcatttttgtgctttttttgggtagctgttttgtaatttttgagtaattgCTTTGTCATTCTGTAAGTCATATATGACAGTCTTATGCCAACTTTGAatggtttaatttttgtgtcattgttccggtattgaaaaaaaggttcacCAATCTAGATAGCTTGTCAACGACAGCTTCAAGCTGCAATTTATTTTAAGGTTATTTTAAGTAAAGTAGGTTTAAGCAGAAAGTACTATTTAACACTTACAAATTTAGTGCGCTTATATCGCTTGTTCTTTTCAACTACCGAAACGGGTTTTCTCCTAACGGTTTTATCCGAACTTTCCAGTGGCTATAGATTAGAATTACGAATAAATCTCTACGTTTACATGTGGTAAGTATGAGTCAAACCTGGTATACTGCTCGCGGAATATTTGCTGGTTCAGTCCCGGATAAATAAGCTACGAGTAGCTATCTTAGCACAACAACTTGGAGGTAAGTATAACTAGGAGTAAGTATAACTTGAAGGTAAGTATAACATGAAGGTAAGTATAACTTTGTGGAaggataataataattttaggcTTTCTAATTTCAGGAACTCTAGCTTCTAATCTAGTTTACAACCGGATGTGAAATGTCTTGAAGAGACGTCAAAATCTCATATGTCGCGACGCTGAAGAATCCGCAACACCGATGAAGCGTCGCCGCCAAACTCCAGTGCAACCAGTTTCCAACAGCCTCCCCCCCGTAACACAGGTCAAGCAGATCCTGtgttactctctggagccacatcTAGAATTGCCAACTTTGAGACTGATTGTTTAGAGATCCCTTTATGAGTATGAATCAAAGCCCTTCTAACTCGCCCGTCTTGCCCGGATATGACCTTTATGACTTTACCCCGTATCCAACCATTTCTTTTTCCATCGTCTACGATTATGACCAAATCTCCTTCAATAACTGGACGCGATTCTCCCAGCCATTTTGTTCGGCGAGTCAGTTCCGGAAGATATTCACGAGTCCAACGACGCCAGAAGATATCAGCTTGATGTTGAATTTGATACCAGGAGTTCTTGAGCGCCAATCTTTCATCCACCGGTTCTATTCCAGGTTGTTTTATGCCGCTAGAGCTACCAAGCAAAAGGTGATTTGGAGTAAGAgcttcactctctggagcctcCAACGGAAGATACGTCAGTGGTCTTGAGTTTACTATGCTTTCGGCTTCAACCAGCAGGGTCAATAGAGCTTCGTCGGTCAACTTCCGTCCGGCTTCAATACTTGAGTACATCGCTGTTTTTACCGAGCGCACCATACGCTCCCAGGAGCCTCCCATGTGCGGGGTTCCAGGAGGAATAAAAATCCACTTCGTTACGGTATTTGTGAACGTTGACGCCAGTCCTTCTTGAATGTTACGTATCTGATTCTGTAGTATGTTATCTGCACCTCGAAAGTTTGTGCCGTTATCTGAATGAAATTCTAGCGGAGAGCCACGACGAGCGACAAACCGACGGATACTCATGATGCACGATTGAGTGTCCAGACCGTACACAACCTCCACATGTACTGCGCGTATGGTTAAGCACGTGAACAAGGCTACCCATCGCTTCACTGCGCTTCTACCAACTTTAACAGAAACCGGTCCGAAAAGATCTAGCCCAACATAGCTAAAGGGTCGGGTAAATGATGCTAATCTTGCTTCAGGAAGCGGTGCCATTCTGGGAACTTGAGGGCGTGCTTTGTACACTTTGCACCATTGACAATGTTTTACGATTTTCTTGGCTCGCGATCGTATTTGAGGGATGTAGAAAAATTGTCTTATTTCGTTCACTACAGTTTCAAAGTTTGCGTGATGATATTTACTATGATAGTAATCGATCAGGAGATCGGTAACCCGATGTTGCTTGCACAGGATTACTGGAAACTTGGTTCTCTCTTCAACGTTCCTAGCCGCTCCTATTCGACCGTCCACTCTGAGCACTCCGTGCTCATCTAAGTAAGGGGATAACTTGTACAAAGGACTGTTCTTTTCTACACCAACATTGGTAGTCGACAGCAGTACTGACATATCTTCTGGAAAAGCCTCCCattgtgaaatgcgaaaaaggtaattTTCAGCCTCCTGCAATTCATCTTGAGTGAGATAAGAACTATCCAGCTTTGATCTTTTCTTTTGAACGTTGttaaagtaccgtaaaacgtACGCCGTCACTCTTACCATCCTAGTCCACCGTGAAAAACGTGAAGGGTCAATCACCGGTACCGGAACAGTAATACCATGATGTATTCCACAAAGTTTCATCTCTTCGTTGGTAGCTAAGATTGATTTTGGTCTAGGCCAATACTTTTCACCTAATTTCAAGAACTCGGGACCCTGAAACCATGAGCTGTTTGTATTCAGTTGGCCTCCTTGACCCCATTTTGTCGCTAGATCTGCTACGTTTAGTTTCGTCGATATCCACCGCCAGTCAGAGATCGTAGTTGTTGTTAAGACCTCAGAAACACGACAGGCAACAAACTGTTTATAACGCCGATGATCGGAGCGTATCCATGCCAAAACTGTGCTTGAATCTGACCAGAAGACTGTTTTGTGTATTGTCAAAGTATGCCCCTCTTTGATGAATGTTGCTAAACGTGTTGCGAGAACGGCGGCCTGCAGTTCTAAACGAGGGATGGAGCAGTGTTTCAGAGGGGCTACTTTTGTCTTAGCCGCAACCAAGGAGCACTGGAAAGATTCGTCGGAAACAGGAATACGGAAGAAGGCAACTGCAGCATAAGCGTCTTCGCTTGCATCAGCAAATACGTGGAGTTCTAAATACTTGTACTGTTGAGCTGTTGCACCGGGATAATAACACCTGGGGATTCTTAGGTCCGCTATCACTTTGAAGAGGTCAGTCCATCGTATCCACTTCGCATAACCTTGGTCGTCGATTTCTTCATCCCATTTGGTCCCAGCACGCCAGATGTCTTGCAACAACACTTTCCCTTGCACCACGAACGCTGCTAAAAGCCCCAGAGGATCAAACACACTCATCAGAAATTTGAGAACTTGACGCTTTGTAGGTCTATTTTTGCTAGTGATAAGCTTCTGCAAATCTTGTTGAAAAGAGGTGCTGTAGGCTAGGAGATCTTCTCCGGAGAACCATTGCATGCCTAACACCTTCTCGCTACTTGTCGAGTTGATCCCAATGCACGACGgattgctgattgtttgtttctcCAGTACATCGATAACTTCGGGGCAGTTTGACTTCCAGTCTCGTATTTTGAATCCACCATGAGCATGAACATCACGTATTTCAACAGCAACTTTTTTGGCTTCTTCTTTACTGGCGAAGCTTCCCATATAGTCATCTACATAGTGACCATCTATAATCTCTTCTGCAGCTCGGGGATATTTCTCAGAAAACTCCATGGCATTCCGGTTTTTGACGTATTGGGCGGATGCAGGAGAACAAGTGGATCCAAACGTCGCTACCTGCATAACGAAAACTTCTAGATTTTTGTTCGGGACTGATCGCCAAAGAAATCGTTGAGATTGTTGATCTTGGGGGCGGATAAGAATCTGGTGATACATTTCTGCTATATCGCCCGTTACTGCAATAGCGAACTGGCGAAATCGAAAAAGAACTCTTGGTAATGCAACGAGCTGATCAGGTCCCTTTAACAACATTGTATTTAACGACACTCCTTTTACCATGGCAGATGCATCCCAAACCATACGTACTTTTCCCGGTTTCTTGGGATTCACTACTACACCCAACGGTAAGTACCATACTTTCCGAGGATCGCTATTTTCAAGTTCATCTGTAGTAGCTCGACGAGCGTATCCTTTTGCTACATAATCTTTAATTTGTTGTtcaattgtttgttttattttcaggtttttttccaGCTTTCTTTCGAGACATTCGAATCGTTTCATGGCCATAGGAAAACTGTCCGGAAACTCAATTAGGTCAGGATCGTATTTCCATAGTAGACCGGTCTGAAAACGTTGGCCAACGCGAATAGTTGATTCTTCCAGAATCTTATTTGCTCTGATATCATCTGccgattctaacatttttgAAGCCGCAATACCAGTATCTTCTAATGCGAAGTAATCTTTTACCGTATCATGGAGTGTTCGATCGGTTATGCACACGCATGTATGAAGATTCACTGTTGATTTTTCTATTACATCGACTGTTCCCCCATAAACACACCAACCAAGGCGTGTCTTGGTAGCAACTGGTTCGTTGAGCTTGCCTTCTTTAACTCGAAGAGGAACTGTCAACCGGATATTATTAACTCCAATTAAAATTCGGGGCACTGCATGAGTATAGCTTGAGATTGGTAGACCTTGTAGATGGTGGAACATTGTTGACAGTGAATCA is a window encoding:
- the LOC129756810 gene encoding uncharacterized protein LOC129756810, translating into MAAVDKNAPSPATDTEGTSSCVACDKPDGAGNLVQCDQCDDWWHQSCAGVTGSIKSKPWTCRKCVPAPSIASSTTTTSSHKRIQLKLEKLAEKRALEQKALKVKLDAIHAEQQMVDEKYKLLQAAVEDPEENGSHRSRVTKRSSLQRTVDWLDQISEPENDVCDVIGLESEISPTIPQHPPNSFATLPPVRAAGMHSGTTPKLNPTNKSGRGGHSRKLISTSNADVQHIEQLQKKRAGLKQHPNAGLPSAFPLPEFRADQQENYFVPNVIIEDGETEQPSPPTKYTSNQHQQGKPVPSTDLNCQPMSPITNIDHYESLISQFGHMSPSESNIAQFMTDYKPTPSQLAARQTMNRDLPTFTGNPAEWPMFISIFTTTTLACGFNKAENLLRLQRCLKGAALDSVRSRLMMPNSVPSIIDTLRSFYGRPELLINDMLAKIRSIPPPKNEKLESLIEFGIIVQGFCDHLKAANQENHLSNPSLLSELVQRLPDNYKMQWADYSVVKSDVDLHDFGEFMNKLITSASRVTLYTGPTGRSEDRSKPKRGLLHAHVDVRQTTSRVLTCVACDGDHRLKDCAEFASFNINNRWQLVLKEGLCRNCLNFHGRRSCRVRGQCDVNGCQQRHHPLLHSPRTPPPSSDASNNFVNHHTVTSAENHSHRSSTSSHLFRILPITVYGSGNRKLDTYAFLDEGSSLTLMEEALAHELGIQGDPQVLCLKWTGNVTRTERSSQKIELKISGINLAKYQLQDTRTVKALTLPQQSLQFDSLSTMFHHLQGLPISSYTHAVPRILIGVNNIRLTVPLRVKEGKLNEPVATKTRLGWCVYGGTVDVIEKSTVNLHTCVCITDRTLHDTVKDYFALEDTGIAASKMLESADDIRANKILEESTIRVGQRFQTGLLWKYDPDLIEFPDSFPMAMKRFECLERKLEKNLKIKQTIEQQIKDYVAKGYARRATTDELENSDPRKVWYLPLGVVVNPKKPGKVRMVWDASAMVKGVSLNTMLLKGPDQLVALPRVLFRFRQFAIAVTGDIAEMYHQILIRPQDQQSQRFLWRSVPNKNLEVFVMQVATFGSTCSPASAQYVKNRNAMEFSEKYPRAAEEIIDGHYVDDYMGSFASKEEAKKVAVEIRDVHAHGGFKIRDWKSNCPEVIDVLEKQTISNPSCIGINSTSSEKVLGMQWFSGEDLLAYSTSFQQDLQKLITSKNRPTKRQVLKFLMSVFDPLGLLAAFVVQGKVLLQDIWRAGTKWDEEIDDQGYAKWIRWTDLFKVIADLRIPRCYYPGATAQQYKYLELHVFADASEDAYAAVAFFRIPVSDESFQCSLVAAKTKVAPLKHCSIPRLELQAAVLATRLATFIKEGHTLTIHKTVFWSDSSTVLAWIRSDHRRYKQFVACRVSEVLTTTTISDWRWISTKLNVADLATKWGQGGQLNTNSSWFQGPEFLKLGEKYWPRPKSILATNEEMKLCGIHHGITVPVPVIDPSRFSRWTRMVRVTAYVLRYFNNVQKKRSKLDSSYLTQDELQEAENYLFRISQWEAFPEDMSVLLSTTNVGVEKNSPLYKLSPYLDEHGVLRVDGRIGAARNVEERTKFPVILCKQHRVTDLLIDYYHSKYHHANFETVVNEIRQFFYIPQIRSRAKKIVKHCQWCKVYKARPQVPRMAPLPEARLASFTRPFSYVGLDLFGPVSVKVGRSAVKRWVALFTCLTIRAVHVEVVYGLDTQSCIMSIRRFVARRGSPLEFHSDNGTNFRGADNILQNQIRNIQEGLASTFTNTVTKWIFIPPGTPHMGGSWERMVRSVKTAMYSSIEAGRKLTDEALLTLLVEAESIVNSRPLTYLPLEAPESEALTPNHLLLGSSSGIKQPGIEPVDERLALKNSWYQIQHQADIFWRRWTREYLPELTRRTKWLGESRPVIEGDLVIIVDDGKRNGWIRGKVIKVISGQDGRVRRALIHTHKGISKQSVSKLAILDVAPESNTGSA